In one window of Allochromatium tepidum DNA:
- the traA gene encoding TraA family conjugative transfer protein, producing the protein MKKTTILTVAALLFGASLQAMAGAGGTEFTQVHEQVAGWANGTLGKTMGVAALLVGLGIGVIKQSVMAAVVGVAMALVAGFGPDVIDGVITAGLPIVNTI; encoded by the coding sequence ATGAAGAAGACGACCATTCTGACCGTTGCCGCCCTCCTTTTCGGTGCCTCCCTGCAAGCCATGGCCGGTGCCGGCGGCACCGAGTTCACCCAAGTCCACGAGCAGGTCGCGGGCTGGGCCAACGGCACCCTGGGAAAGACCATGGGCGTGGCGGCCCTGCTGGTGGGCCTGGGCATCGGCGTTATCAAACAGTCGGTCATGGCCGCGGTCGTGGGCGTGGCCATGGCACTGGTGGCCGGTTTCGGCCCGGATGTCATCGATGGCGTCATTACCGCCGGCCTGCCTATCGTCAACACGATCTAA